From Methanomicrobiales archaeon HGW-Methanomicrobiales-1, a single genomic window includes:
- a CDS encoding transcriptional regulator, with protein sequence MEAPCQKIVWNVLPAIRAAIAVELVRGGTSQVEAARMLEMAPSAVSQYLSGKRGYRIEFEDDAKKSIVLLAQDLIDRKEVNVMEQICRICRQIRDDESGCDKAASERCGL encoded by the coding sequence ATGGAAGCACCCTGTCAGAAAATCGTCTGGAATGTCCTGCCGGCAATCCGGGCGGCAATTGCTGTGGAACTCGTCAGGGGCGGAACCTCCCAGGTTGAAGCTGCGCGAATGCTTGAGATGGCACCATCAGCAGTCTCCCAGTACCTCTCCGGCAAACGCGGGTACCGGATAGAATTTGAAGATGATGCAAAAAAGTCGATTGTCCTGCTGGCACAGGATCTTATCGACAGAAAAGAGGTCAACGTGATGGAACAGATCTGCCGGATCTGCCGCCAGATCCGCGATGATGAAAGCGGATGTGACAAAGCCGCTTCTGAACGATGCGGGTTATAG